ATAAGAAGCGCCGTGGGTTCGGGCCGGCGGGGAATGGAACGACGCCGGGCTTTTTCATCCATCCGGTGATTGCGGTGGATGTGGAGAGCGAGGCAGTGGTCGGGCTGGTCGATGCGGCGATCTGGACGCGGGCTGACGAGGCGGCGGCGCGCCGGCGCAGCCGGGCCTCGGGGGACAAGGAATCGGCGCGCTGGCTGGCGGGCTGCGCGAGCGCGGTCGCGAGCTTGAGCGGGGCGGCGCGCGTGACCATGGTGGCCGACCGGGAAAGCGATCTTTACCCGCTCTTTGCCAGCAAGCCCGAGGGTCTCGATTTGATCGTGCGGGCGGCCCAGAACCGCAACTTGGCCGAGGGCAGTCCTCTGTTCGAGGCGCTCGGGGATGCAGCGTGCCTCCGGGTTTGCAAGGTCCGGGTGGCGCCGCGCGGGCCGGGCGACAAGGGCCGCATCGCCACCGTGGAGCTGCGTGCCGGGAAGGTGCGGATCGCCCGGCCGGTCAACGGCCTGGTGGAGAAGCTGCCTCGGGAGATCGAGCTCAACCTGGTCGAGGCCCGCGAGGTCGAGGCGCCGGCCGGTAAGACCCCGCTGCTGTGGCGCCTGCTCACCACCCATGCCGTCGCCGATGGCGCGCAAGCCGAGGATGTCGTCCAGCTCTATCGGTTGCGCTGGCGCATTGAGCAGACCTTCCGCGCCTTGAAGAGCGACGGCCTCGCCCTCGAAGACAGTCAACTGGTCGACGCCGAGCGCCTGTTCAATCTGGCCGCCATCGGATTGGCGGGTGCGGTGCGCACCATCCAGCTGGTCGATGCCCGCGATGGCGGTCCGCGCCCCGCCACCGATGTGATCGACGAGGCCTTCGCCATCCCGCTCGAGCGCCTCTCCAAAAAATTGGAGGGCAAGACCCAGAGGCAGAAAAACCCACACCCACCCGGATCTCTCGCCTTCGTCGCCTGGATCGCCGCTCGTCTCGGCGGTTGGAATTGCTACTACAAGCCCCCGGGACCAAAGACCATGCGCTATGGCTGGAACCAACTCGCCGCGCGTCTCGAGGGTTACGCCCTCGCTACCGAAGGCAAAAATCCGTGAATCCCGTAGGCGGGAGGAGGTAGGGGGAGGGGTGATCCACACCATGTCCTGCGATCCACCCCTCCCCGCTCGCTGACGCTCGCCGCCCCTCCCGCAAGGGGAGGGGCCGTGGTGAGCTTGGCTACGCCAGAATCTCGATGCCGAAGCTGTCGCGAAAGCCACGGCGACCGGCGGCGGTGATGACGAGGGCGCGGCTGTCGCGCTGGCGTTCCAGCCAGCCGATCTCGAAGCAGCGCGCGCCGAGCGCGGCCCCCAGCGAACCCGCGAGATGCGGCCGGCGCTCGCTCCAATCGAGGCAGGATCTTGCGAAGTGGCGCTTCTGGCCGGAGGCCGAGGCCAGGTCGACGCCGAGTTCGTCGAAGAACGCCTGGCCGCGGTGGCTGACCTGGTAGTCGGCGAGGTCGGGATGGAGATGGCCCTGCGTCAGGAGCCGGTCCATGAGCGCGACGCCCAGCTTGCCGGCCAGATGATCGTAGCAGGTCCGCGCGACGCGCAGCGGCTCGCCGCCGCGGGATGCCGACATGCGCCGGCGCGGCGGACGATCGCCGGACAGCACCATCAGGCTCTCGATCGCCGAGGCGACCAGCGAGTTGGCGAGCCGGAAATAGCGGAAGCGCCCCTGGTGGACGACATCGAGAATGCCGCCATCGACCAGCTTGGCGAGATGCTCGCTGGCGGTCGAGGCCGACACGCCCGCGGCATGCGCCAGCTCCTTGGCGGTCAGGGCCCGCCCGTCCATGAGCGCGGCCAGAATATTGGCGCGGGCGGGATCGCCCATCAGCGCGGCCACGCCGGCAAAGGAAGGTTCGCGACTGGTCATGGGCCCAGGCTAGGCCCGGCACCGTTCTCGCGCAACGCCCGACAGTTCGGCCGGGACCGAAGCGTCAGGCCAGGACAAGCGAAGACGCCCGAGCGCAGTCTCCCGGCTCGGACGACCCTGCCAGGGAGTGAACCGCCATGACCCCGGACGCATCGAAGCCCACGGCCAAGCCCGTCGATTATCTGCTGCTGCTCGGCCTGGCGACGCTATGGGGCGCCTCCTACAGCCTCATCAAGGTCGGGGTCGAGACCATTCCGCCGATCACCTTCATCGCCGCGCGCACGGTCATCGCCGGTGCGCTTCTGTTGGCGATCATGCGCCTTCGCGGCATCGCCATGCCGCGCGATCCCACGACCTGGCGGCGGTTCCTGTTCCAGGCGCTGATGAACAGCGTGCTGCCCTTCACCCTCATCGCCTGGGCGGAGCAGACCATCGATGCCGGGCTCGCCGCCATCCTCAATTCGATGACGCCGATCTTCACTTTCCTCCTGACCTGGCTGCTGATGCGCCCGGAACCGGCGCGGCTCCGCAAGCTGGTGGGCGTGACGATGGGTTTTGCGGGCGTCACCCTGATCGTCGGTGTCGGGGCTCTCGGCGGTGTCGGCCGCAATGTCCTGGCGGAGCTCGCGGTGATCGCCGCCACGGTCTGCTACGCCGGGGCCGCCATCTTCGGCCGGAAGTTCTCGAGCCTCAGCCCGCTCGCCCCCGCTGCCGGCTCCCTGATCTGCGGCGCGGTGGTCCTGGTGCCGCTCAGCCTGATCCTCGATCGCCCCTGGACGCTCAGCCCCTCGGCGGAATCGCTCGGCGCGCTGGTCGGGCTCGCGGTCTGCTCGACCGCCCTCGCCTTCGTGATCTTCTTCCGGCTGGTGCGGACGCTGGGGTCGGTCGGCACCACGGCGCAGGCTTACCTGCGAGCCCCGATCGGCGTCGCCATCGGCGTCGTCACACTGGGCGAGCAATTGGCCTGGTCGTCGGGCGTGGGGCTTCTGCTGGTCCTGGCCGGCGTCGCCGCCATGACGGCGCAGCGGCTTCCGTCCATCCGATCCTTGCGGTCATGCCGTCAACCCGAAACGATACCCGCGAAGCAATGATCGGGAAGATTCGCGGTGCCGATCCGCGCAGGAATCATTGCAGACCGGCGATCGCATCGCCTTGTGCCACCCCTTCCTTCGTGATCGACTGCCGCCGCCGCATCCCGCGATCGAAAGTTTCCTGGCAATCCATGACCGCAAGCTCGCCGCCGCAGCGCATGACCGGATGGGAGTGGACGCTGCTGGGCCTGCTGTCGCTGGTCTGGGGCGGTTCCTTCTTCTTCAACCGGATCCTCGTCGTCGAACTGCATCCTTTCACCATCGTGTTCGGGCGGGTCGCCATCGCGGCGGTGACACTGCTGGTGGTGCTGAGGCTCTCGGGCCAGGCGTTGCCACGCTCGCGCGCGCTATGGCGCAGCTTCTTCATCATGGGGCTGCTCAACAATCTAATTCCCTTCGCCCTCATCGTCTGGGGCCAGACCCAAATCGCCAGCGGCCTGGCCGCGATCCTCAACGCCACTACGCCGCTCTTCACCGCCCTCGTCGTCCACTATCTGGCGAAGGACGAGCGCGAGCGTCTGACCGGCAACCGCCTCCTCGGTGTCGTGATCGGCTTCGTCGGCGTGGTGCTGATCGTCGGTCCCGCGAGCCTCGCCGGCCTCGGGCTCAATCTCATGGCCCAGATCGCGGTGCTGGGCGGCGCGGTTTCCTACGGCTTTGCGAACAATTTCGGTCGGCGCTTCCGCAGCGCCGGCGTGCCGCCGCTGGTCGCGGCCGCCGGCCAGGTCTGCGCGACCTCGGTCATGTCGCTGCCGCTCATGCTGATCATCGACCGGCCCTGGGAGTTGACGATGGCACCGAGCCTGATCACCTGGGCCGCGCTGGTCGGCCTCGGGATTCTCAGCACGGCGCTCGCCTATGTGATCTTCTTCCGCCTGCTGTCCGGTGCCGGTGCCGTCAATGTCGCGCTGGTGACATTGCTGGTCCCGGCCAGCGCGCTGATGCTGGGCGCGCTCGTCTTCGCCGAGCGGCTCGACCGGAACGAGTTGCTCGGCATGGCGGTCATCCTGGCCGGGCTGATCGTCATCGACGGGCGGGTGCTGGTGGCTCTGGCGCGGAAGCTGTAAAAGCCTCGTTCATCCTACCGCGCACAAAGTTCGGAGGCCGATCACCGGGGCGCTGCCCCTGGTGACAGGTTCCTGTCAGATCAGGGGCGCTGAATCGGGAATTGCCGGTATAGAAGCTTCCGCACTGCGGCTCCTGGAACCGCGTCCCCCAAGCCCAATAGGCCGCAGAGAGGGAAGAATTCATTGGCTCCTACCGAAACACAGCCCCTGGACAGAGGCACGCCGTCGGGCCGAGTGGAGACGATCCCCATCCTGGTGGCCATCGCCGTGGCCCTGGCGCTGGCGGCCTGTCATGTCCTCATCGCGATTCGCGCCGAACTCCATCCGACCGAGGCCTATTACTGGCTCTGGTCGCGCTATCCGGCGATCTCCTACTACGATCATCCGCCAATGGTCGCCTGGTGGATCTGGGCCGGGACGCAGATTTTCGGCACCACGACGCTCGGCATCCGCATCGCGTCGATCCTCTCCGTGCTGGCGACCTCGGCCGTCCTCTACGCGACCGGCCGCGTTCTCTTCGACCGTGCCGTCGCCGCCCGCGCGACGCTGTGGTTCAACGTCACGCTGCTGGCGGCCCTGGGCGGCTTCGTGGCGACGCCGGATGCGCCCTCGGCCTTCTTCTGGGCGCTCAGCTTCCTGTGTCTGGCCCTCGTCTTGAGGACGGGGCGCGGAGCCTGGTGGCTGGCCGTCGGGCTCTTTGCCGGCCTGGGCGCGATCTCGAAATACACCGACCTCTTCCTGGGCCTCGGCATCGTCCTGGCGCTCGTTGTCGACCGCGACCTGCGCCATTGGTTCGCGAGCCCCTGGCTCTGGGCGGGCGGCGCCCTGGCGCTCGCCGCCTTCTCGCCGGTGCTCCTCTGGAACGACGAGCATGACTGGGCGAGCTTCGCGTTCCAGTTCGGCCGCCTTGCCGACACGGGCTTCTCGCCGTCGCATCTCGCGGACTATGTCGGCGGCCAGATCGCGCTGCTCAATCCTTTCGTCGCCGTCTTTGCCGCCCTGGGGATCATCCTCTGGATTCGCGGACCCTCGGTTCGCTGGCGCCGAGAGATCGGTTTCTCGCTGGCGACCGTCGCGCCGCTGATCCTCTACATGCTGTTCCATGCCACCCATGACCGCGTGGATGGCGGCTGGCTCGCGCCGGTCTATCCGGCCGTCGCGCTGAGCGCCGCGGCGGCGGCCCAATCCTTCGAGGGTTCGGGCGCCTGGCGCGGCCTGCTCCGCTTCATCCGCCGGGCGGCCACGCCCGTCGGAATCGCTGCCGCTCTCGGCCTAGTCGGGTTTCTCTACAGCCCCGCCACCAGGCTCGCGGGCCAATTCGGAAATTTGAGCGCCTTCAGCGGCTGGTCGCGCCTGGCCAGCGATGTCGATGCGATGCGGCTCAAGGCCGGCGCCGATTGGATCGCCACGGACAACTACCGGACGGCAGCCTTGCTCTCCTTCTATCTGCGCGATCGCCATGTGGTGGTCGCGCAGGTCAATGAGCGCATCCGCTATGTGTTCGAGCCCCTGCCGGATGCGTCGCTGCTGAAGGAGCCGGCGCTGCTCCTGCTCCGCGGCCGCTTGACGACCCCGACCGACTATACCCGTTGCTTTGGAGCGACCGAAAAGGTCGGCACGCTGGGGCGCATGGGCCGCGCCGGCCGGCTTCTCGAGCCCATCGATGGCTTTCGCGTCGACCGGCCGATCGCTCACATCTTCCAGGCCGGCTGCGACGGCCAGCCCTGATTGCTGAGCGGCCAGCGAGCCCCGGCTCGCGCGCCTAGTTTCCGGTAAAGATTGGCTTGCGCTTCGCGAGGAAGGCCTTGGCTCCCTCCTGCTGGTCCGCGGTCGAGTAGCACAAGGCGAAGGCCTTGATCTCGGCCTGGAGAGCGGACTCCGTATCGGCGTCGACGGCGATGTTGAGCGAAGATTTGAGCTGGGCCAGCGCGAAGGGCGCCAGCGCGGCGAGGCTCTCCGCCAGCGCCGCCGCGGCCTTGGCCAACTCCTCTGGCGCGTGCACGGAAGCGACCAGGCCCAGCGCATAGGCGCGCTCGGCCGTGATCGGCTCGCCGGTCATGGTCATCATGCGCGCGACCGACGAGCCGGCGATCTTGGTCAGCCGCACGGTGCCGCCCCCGCCCGGCAGGATGCCGAGCTTGATCTCGGGCAGGCCGAGCCGGGCGGTCGACGCGGCGATGCGGATGTCGCAGGCGAGCGCCAGCTCCAGCCCGCCGCCGAGGGCGTAGCCATTGACGACCGCCACCACCGGCTTGGGCGCCGCGATCAGGGCATCGGTGACCTTCTTGATGCGTGCCGCCAGGGTCAGGGCATCGGCCGGCGAGGCGCCCACGAACTCGTTGATGTCGGCGCCCGCGACGAAGGCGCGGTCGCCCTCGCCGGTCAGCATGATCACCCGCACCGACTTGTCCGCCGAGAGCCGAAGCACGGCGTCGAGCAGCTGGGTCGCGACTGCCGCGTTGAGGGCGTTCAGCGCCTTGGGCCGCCGGATCGTGATCGTGCCGATGGCACCGCTGATCTCCGCCGTCACCAGGATGTCCGTCATGGCCTGTTCCTCCACCCGCTTTCCATTCTCACTGCACGCGCTCGATGAGCATGGCCAAGCCCTGGCCGCCGCCCATGCAGAGGGTGAGGATCGCGCGCCGCGCGCCCTTGTCCTCCAGATGCTGCAGCGCCGTGAGCGCCATGCGCACGCCGGTCGCGCCCGGCGGGTGGCCGATGGAGATGCCGCCGCCATAGAGGTTGGTCCGGTCGCGCGGGACACCGAGCTGGGCCTCGGCATGAAGATTGACCGAGGCGAAGGCCTCGTTGACTTCGAAATAATCGATGTCGGACACCTTCAGCTTCTGCTGCTCGAGCAGCTTCTTCGTGGCCGGCACGGGCCCGCAGCCCATGATGCGCGGCGGCACGCCGGCGATCGCGTAATCGACCAGCCGCGCCCGCGGCCGCACGCCCGCCTTCTCGGCGGCAGCACGCTCGGCGACGATGACGAAGGCCGCCCCGTCGGTCACGCCGCTGGAATTGGCCGGCGTCACCTTGCCGCCCGAGCGGAAAATCGGCTTCATCGCGGCGATCTTCTCCATCGCGATGTCGGGGCGCGGAAACTCATCGGCCGTCATGCGGCGCCGACCCTTGCCGTCCGGCACCTCGATCGGCGCGATCTGCTTGGCGAGGAAGCCGCTGGCGGCGGCCGCGCCGGCGCGGCGTTGGCTGCCGAGCGCATAGTCGTCCATGGCCTCGCGCGTATATTGGTAATCCTCCGCTAGGTTCTCCGCGGTCTCGCCCATCAGCTCGAGGCTGAGCGGGTCGCGATAGGCCCAGTCGAGCGCGTCGACCATGGTCTGGGGACCGCGCTTCGAGCCCCAGCGGGCCGAGGTGATGATGTAGGGCGCCCGCGAGAAGTTCTCGCCGCCGCCGGCCAGCGCCACGCGGCTATGGCCGGCGCCGATATGCTCGGCCGCCGAGATGATGGCCTGCAGGCCCGAGCCGCAGGCGCGGTTGACGTTGAGCGCGATCGAGCTCTCCGGCAGTCCGGTCTTGAGTGCCACCGCGCGGGCCGCGAGATAGCCTTCCTGGTCCACCGGCAGCACATTGCCCCACACCAACTGATCGACCTTCTCCGCCGCCAGCCCCGCCCCGCTCAGCGTCGCGCGCGCCGCATGGCTGCCGAGCTCGACCATCGTGACATCCTTCAGCGATTTGCCGAAGTCCCCGAAGGGCGTCCTCATTCCGCCGCACAGCACGATTTCCATAACCCAGCCTCCGTTTGAATAGAGAACGCCGCCTCAGCGGGGCGCGGTTTCGTTCGCTTCCAGAGCATGACGCAGCCGGACCATGCCCGCGAGCCAGCGGTCATAGTCGGCCGTCTTGCGCTTCATGTAATCGGCGACGACGGGATGCGGCAGGATCAGGAACCGCTCGGCCGCGAGCCCCTCGACGACGCAGGCCGCGACCTCCTCGGCGCTCATGACGCCGTCGCGCGCCTGCGGGCCTGCCGGCAAGGCGTGGAGCATCGGCGTATCCACGCCCTGGGGACAGAGCACCGAGACGCGGATCCCGTCGTCGCGATGGGCGATCGCAAGCGTCTCGGCGAAGCCGATGGCGGCGTGTTTCGTGGTGGCATAGGCAGCCCCGCCGATCTGGGACAGCAGGCCGGCCGCCGACGCGGTGTTGAGGAAATAGCCGCCGCCCCGCGCCGCCATGCGCCCCGTCAGCGCGCGGGCCGCATAGACATGGGCCATGACATTGACGCCCCAGCTTCGCATCCAGGCCGCGTTGGAGGCACCGGTCGGGTCGCGCGGCGACGGATCGAAGGTCGCAATGCCGGCGTTGGAGCAAAAGAGCGCGATCGGACCGAACCGGCTTTCGGTCTCCTCGACCAGCCGGACGATCTGCGCTTCGTCGGAGACGTCGCATTCGATCGCGGCCCCGGCGATCTCGCCGGCGACGCGTTCGGCCGCCTCGCGGTCGAGATCGGCCACCACCACCTTGGCGGCGCCTTCCTGGTGGAAGCGCCGGCAGAGGGCGCGGCCGATCCCGCTGGCCCCGCCCGTCACCACCACGATCTTGCCCTCGACCTTCATTGCCCGGCCTCGTCTTTCTCAGATTCCGCTGATCGTCGAGCCGCCATCGACGACGATGGTCTGGCCCGTGACGAACATGCCGGCCGCCGAGGCGAGGAAAATGGCGGCTCCGGCGATCTCGTCCGGCTCGCCGATGCGGCCCAAGGGAGTCCGGCCGGTATAGCGCGCGATCGTCTCCGGGTTCTCCCAGAGGGCGCGCGCGAAGTCGGTGCGGATCAGTCCCGGCGCGATGCAGTTGACACGGATGTTCTTCGGCCCGAACTCGACCGCGAGGTTGCGCGCGAGCTGCATGTCCGCCGCCTTCGAGATGTTGTAGGCGCCGATCACGGGCGACCCCTGCAGGCCGCCGATCGAGGAGACGATGACGATCGACCCGCCGCCCTGGCGCTCCAGCTCGGGGGCCGCGAACTGGATCAGCCAGTTGTTGGCGATGACATTGTTCTCGAGGATCTTGCGGAACTGTCCGTCCTCGATGCCGGCCAGGGGGCCGTAATAGGGATTGGACGCGGCATTGCAGACGACGATGTCGAGGCGGCCAAGGGTCGCCACGGTCCGCTCCACCAGTGCCTTGAGATCGTCCTTCGACGAGATGCTGGCCGCGAGCGCGATGGCCCGGCGCTCGCCATGGCGGCTGTTGATCGCGTCGGCCACGGCGACGCAGGCCGCCTCCTTGCGCGACGAGATCACGACGGAGGCGCCGGCCTCGGCCATCCGCTCGGCGATCGCGCGGCCGATGCCGCGGGACGAGCCCGTGACGATCGCGACCCGGCCGGTGAGATCGAACAGCATATCCCTGCCCCTCAGGACGGGCGCGGCGTGCGCCAGCCGGGCTTGCCGCGCCCGCCGACAAGGCCGGCGCGCACGCGCTGTTTCAGCAGGGGCCGGGGCCGGAAACGCTCGCCATAGGCCTCATGCATGATCTCCTGCGCCTGCAGGCAGAGGCTCGAGGTCGTCGCGTCCATCAGCTCGAACGGCCCCATGGGATGGCCGAGGCCGAGCTTGCAGGCGGTGTCGATGTCCTCGGGCGTCGCCACGCCCTCCTCCACCAGCCGGACCGCCTCGATCATCAGCACATGCAGCAGCCGGTTCACGGCGAAGCCCGGCACGTCCTTGATGGCGATCGGCGTCTTGCCGACCGCGCGGCAGAGCCGCATCGCCAGCTCCAGCGTGGCCGGCGCGGTGTCGAAGCCCGGCATCACCTCCACCAGCCTCATGCGCGAGACCGGCGAGAAATAATGCGTCCCGATGAAGTTCGCCCGCCGCGCGGCCGACACATGCGCGGCCAGGACCGAGATCGGAATAGTCGAGGTGTTGGTGGCGATCACGCAGGCCGGCGCGCAGATCCCGTCGAGCCTGACGAAGACCTCGGCCTTGACGTCCTCGCGCTCGAACACCGCCTCGGTGACGAATTCGCGATCCTTGAAGCGCCCCAGGTCGGTGGTGGTCGTGATCCGATTCAGGGCACCCACCGTGTCAGCCGCCTGATAGAAACCGCGGGCGATGCCCTTCTCGACGATCTGGTCCAGGCGGTCCTTCGCCTGGGTCAGGCTCTCCTCCGTCCGGTCGCAGAGCAGCACGTCATAGCCGGCGAGCGCGAAGACCAGCGCGATCTCGCGACCCATCAGCCCCGCGCCGACCACGCCGATCTTTTCCTGGGATGCCATTGCCGTCTTCTCCTTCGAGATTCTCATGAGCCGATCTGGCGCGCGAGCTCCCAGGCCTGCTCGGCGATGGGGCGTGCCGCGCGGCCGACTTCGGCGGCCTGCGCGCTCGCGGCATTGCCTTCGACGGCCCGCTTGGCGATGCCCTGGATGATCGCGGCGATGCGAAACATGCTGTAGGCCATATAGAAATCCCAGGCGGGAATCTCGCCCCGGCCGGTCCGTTCGCAATAGCGCGCGACATAGGCCGCTTCGTCGGGAATGCCGAGGCCGGCCAGATCGACGCCGCCGAGGCCGCGGAAGACGCCGGGCGAGATGCGCCAGGCCATGGCGTGATAGGCGAAATCGCCCAGCGGATCGCCCAGGGTGGAGAGCTCCCAATCGAGAACCGCCACGACCCGCGGCTCCACGGGATGGAAGATCAGATTGTCCAGCCGGTAGTCGCCATGGACGATGGCGGTGCCGCTCTGCGCCGGGACGTTGCGCGGCAGCCACTCGATCAGCCGGTCCATGGCGGCGATCTCATCGGTCTGGGACGCCTGATATTGTTTCGACCAGCGGGCGATCTGGCGCTCGAGGAAATTACCCGGGCGGCCGTAATCGCCGAGCCCGACCGCGGCCGGGTCCACCTGGTGGAGCCGCGCGATCGTCTCGTTCATGGAATCGTAGATCGCGCCACGCTCCTCGCGCGTCAGGCCGGGCAGCTTCTGGTCCCAGAAGATCCGCCCCTCGACGAGATCCATGACATAGAACGCCGCCCCGATGACCGCGGGGTCGTCGCAATAGGCATGGGTTCGCGGCACCGGCACCCCGCTGCCGCGCAAGGCGGACATCACGCGGAACTCGCGATCGACGGCATGGGCGCTGGGCAGCAGCGTTCCCGGCGGCTTGCGCCGCAGGACATAGGCCCCGGACGGGGAGTCCAGCCGATAGGTCGGATTGGATTGGCCGCCCTCGAACCGATGGAGCCGCGCCGGGCCCCGGAACCCGGCGACGTGGGCCGCGAGCCAGGGCTCCAGATTCGCCCATTCCGCGGGAGCCGGCGATCCCGCCGGGTTCTGATCCGATCCGCTCACGCTGTCACCCTCGCCTCCGCCGATGCCGGGAAGCCCTTCATCCCACGGCAGCGGGGCGGTTGGAATGCTTCTTCAGCTCGATCCGGGCGATCTGGTTGCGGTGGACCTCGTCGGGCCCGTCCGCCAGCCGCAGCAGGCGCGCGGTCGCATAGGCCGCCGCAAGGCCGAAATCGTTGCTGGTGCCGCCGCCGCCAAAGGCCTGGATGGCCCAGTCGACGACCTGGCAGGCCATGTTCGGGACCGCCACCTTGATCATGGCGATTTCCGCCCGGGCCGCCTTGTTGCCGACCGTGTCCATCTTGTAGGCGGCATTGAGCGTCAGCAGCCGCGCCTGCTCGATCATGATGCGGGATTCGGCGATGCGCTCCTGCGTCACGGTCTGTTCCGAGACCGGCTTGCCGAAGGCGACGCGCTGCGAGGTCCGGATGCACATCTTCTCGAGCGTCCGCTCGGCGAGGCCGATCAGGCGCATACAATGATGGATGCGGCCCGGCCCGAGGCGGCCTTGCGCGATCTCGAAGCCGCGACCCTCGCCCAGCAGCATGTTGGTCGCGGGCACACGGACATTCTCGAACAGCACCTCCGACGCCCGGTCCGGGACGCCATAGAAGCCGAACACCGGCAGCGCCCGCTGCACCGTCACGCCCGGCGAATCCATCGGCACCAGGATCATCGATTGCTGACGATGGCGGTCCGGATTGGCCGCGTCGGTCTTGCCCATGAAGATGCAGATCTTGCAGCGCGGGTCGGTCGCGTTGGTGGTGTACCATTTGCGTCCGTTGATCACGTAGTGATCGCCGTCGCGGATGATCGAGCTTTCGATGTTGGTCGCGTCGGACGACGCCACTGCGGGCTCGGTCATGGCGAAACAGGAGCGGATTTCGCCCGCCAGGAGGGGCTTCAGCCAGCGCTCCTGCTGCGCCGGCGTTCCGTAGCGCGCCAGCACCTCCATATTGCCCGTGTCCGGCGCCGAGCAGTTGAACAGCTCCGGCGCCAGATGCGACCGGCCCATGATCTCGCAGAGCGGTGCATATTCGAGATTGGTCAGCCCCGCACCATGCTCGCTCGCTGGCAGGAACAGGTTCCACAAGCCCTCGTTCTGCGCCAGCGGCTTCAGCTCCTCCACCACCGGATAGACCTTCCAAGGGCCGAGCTCCTCCGCCTCGCTATAGAACCGGGCTTCGTTGGGATAGACATGCCGGTCCATGAAGCCCTCCAGGCGGGACTTCAGGGCCAGAACCTTGTCGGATTTCTCGTAGAACATCGGCGTTACCGGCTCCCGTCTTGCCGCTGAAAGCGCATCCCGTCCGGCCGGGACCGAACGTCCCGCCGGCAGCACGGCCGTCCCGGCTCAGTGAATGGCCGCATCCATGATCTTCTCTTCCGTCGCCTCGGAGGCCGGCATTTCCTCCACGATCCTGCCGCCGCGCGCGATCAGGATACGATCGGAAACCGAAAGAATCTCCGGCAAATAGGAAGAGATTACGACCATGGCTTTGCCCTGCGCGGCCAGGGCGCCGATCGCCGCATGGATCTGCGGGATGGCACCCCCATCGACGCCCCGCGTCGGTTCGTCGAAGATCACCACCGAAGGCGCCTGCGCCAGCAACCTGGCGACCACCACCTTCTGCTGGTTGCCGCCGGGTCCCCGAGCGACGGGCCTATCCCGAGATCCGGTTCGACCTGCGCCATTATCTTCATGCGGAAGCCCGGCTCGCGCAGAATAAACTCGGTGAGCTGGATTCGCCACCAGGGAGAGCGACTTGCCGAGACTCCAGGATTGCTATTGGGCTCCCGACCGGCTCGGCGGGGCGCTGCGTCCCGAGCGGCATTTCGACGGCCGGCAGATGCTCTGTTTCTCGGAGCGCCCGGCGACGATCCCGGCGATGTTCGCGGAGCTGGTCCGGCGCTTTCCCGATCGGCCGGCGGTCGTCGAGGGCCGCCGCTTCAGCTATCGCGAGCTCGACGCCACGGTGAGCTCGATCGCCGCCGGCCTCGAGGCCCATGGCGTGAAAGCCGGCGACCGCGTCGCCCTCTTCCTGGCCAATCGCTGGGAATTCCTCGCCGGCGTCCTCGCCTGCCTGCGGCTAGGCGCGCTCGCCGTGCCGATCGGCACGCGCCAGCGCGCGACCGAGCTGGAATTCCTCATCAATGACTGCAGCGCCAGCGTCATCCTCTTCGAAGCCGATCTGGCGGGGTCGCTGCCGCTCGCGGCGGA
The nucleotide sequence above comes from Hypericibacter terrae. Encoded proteins:
- a CDS encoding 3-hydroxyacyl-CoA dehydrogenase family protein is translated as MASQEKIGVVGAGLMGREIALVFALAGYDVLLCDRTEESLTQAKDRLDQIVEKGIARGFYQAADTVGALNRITTTTDLGRFKDREFVTEAVFEREDVKAEVFVRLDGICAPACVIATNTSTIPISVLAAHVSAARRANFIGTHYFSPVSRMRLVEVMPGFDTAPATLELAMRLCRAVGKTPIAIKDVPGFAVNRLLHVLMIEAVRLVEEGVATPEDIDTACKLGLGHPMGPFELMDATTSSLCLQAQEIMHEAYGERFRPRPLLKQRVRAGLVGGRGKPGWRTPRPS
- a CDS encoding SDR family oxidoreductase, producing the protein MLFDLTGRVAIVTGSSRGIGRAIAERMAEAGASVVISSRKEAACVAVADAINSRHGERRAIALAASISSKDDLKALVERTVATLGRLDIVVCNAASNPYYGPLAGIEDGQFRKILENNVIANNWLIQFAAPELERQGGGSIVIVSSIGGLQGSPVIGAYNISKAADMQLARNLAVEFGPKNIRVNCIAPGLIRTDFARALWENPETIARYTGRTPLGRIGEPDEIAGAAIFLASAAGMFVTGQTIVVDGGSTISGI
- a CDS encoding SDR family oxidoreductase — encoded protein: MKVEGKIVVVTGGASGIGRALCRRFHQEGAAKVVVADLDREAAERVAGEIAGAAIECDVSDEAQIVRLVEETESRFGPIALFCSNAGIATFDPSPRDPTGASNAAWMRSWGVNVMAHVYAARALTGRMAARGGGYFLNTASAAGLLSQIGGAAYATTKHAAIGFAETLAIAHRDDGIRVSVLCPQGVDTPMLHALPAGPQARDGVMSAEEVAACVVEGLAAERFLILPHPVVADYMKRKTADYDRWLAGMVRLRHALEANETAPR
- a CDS encoding thiolase family protein; translated protein: MEIVLCGGMRTPFGDFGKSLKDVTMVELGSHAARATLSGAGLAAEKVDQLVWGNVLPVDQEGYLAARAVALKTGLPESSIALNVNRACGSGLQAIISAAEHIGAGHSRVALAGGGENFSRAPYIITSARWGSKRGPQTMVDALDWAYRDPLSLELMGETAENLAEDYQYTREAMDDYALGSQRRAGAAAASGFLAKQIAPIEVPDGKGRRRMTADEFPRPDIAMEKIAAMKPIFRSGGKVTPANSSGVTDGAAFVIVAERAAAEKAGVRPRARLVDYAIAGVPPRIMGCGPVPATKKLLEQQKLKVSDIDYFEVNEAFASVNLHAEAQLGVPRDRTNLYGGGISIGHPPGATGVRMALTALQHLEDKGARRAILTLCMGGGQGLAMLIERVQ
- a CDS encoding phosphotransferase family protein — protein: MSGSDQNPAGSPAPAEWANLEPWLAAHVAGFRGPARLHRFEGGQSNPTYRLDSPSGAYVLRRKPPGTLLPSAHAVDREFRVMSALRGSGVPVPRTHAYCDDPAVIGAAFYVMDLVEGRIFWDQKLPGLTREERGAIYDSMNETIARLHQVDPAAVGLGDYGRPGNFLERQIARWSKQYQASQTDEIAAMDRLIEWLPRNVPAQSGTAIVHGDYRLDNLIFHPVEPRVVAVLDWELSTLGDPLGDFAYHAMAWRISPGVFRGLGGVDLAGLGIPDEAAYVARYCERTGRGEIPAWDFYMAYSMFRIAAIIQGIAKRAVEGNAASAQAAEVGRAARPIAEQAWELARQIGS
- a CDS encoding acyl-CoA dehydrogenase family protein produces the protein MFYEKSDKVLALKSRLEGFMDRHVYPNEARFYSEAEELGPWKVYPVVEELKPLAQNEGLWNLFLPASEHGAGLTNLEYAPLCEIMGRSHLAPELFNCSAPDTGNMEVLARYGTPAQQERWLKPLLAGEIRSCFAMTEPAVASSDATNIESSIIRDGDHYVINGRKWYTTNATDPRCKICIFMGKTDAANPDRHRQQSMILVPMDSPGVTVQRALPVFGFYGVPDRASEVLFENVRVPATNMLLGEGRGFEIAQGRLGPGRIHHCMRLIGLAERTLEKMCIRTSQRVAFGKPVSEQTVTQERIAESRIMIEQARLLTLNAAYKMDTVGNKAARAEIAMIKVAVPNMACQVVDWAIQAFGGGGTSNDFGLAAAYATARLLRLADGPDEVHRNQIARIELKKHSNRPAAVG